A stretch of Desulfovibrio sp. TomC DNA encodes these proteins:
- a CDS encoding tyrosine-type recombinase/integrase has protein sequence MKVEPIIDLKSVKSIKKILSDSPRDKLLFVMGVNSGLRVQDLLALKVSDVKDVKIGERITLREKKTGKENVFILNKEIKSALDAHLATVKDDDDHFLFKSRKGRNYPLTTYAVTKYVKKWTEAINLKGNYGAHSLRKTWTYHQRKTFGVSWEVLAKRLNHSSPSITRRYLGVQEEEVEEILMNTI, from the coding sequence ATGAAGGTTGAACCGATCATTGATCTGAAAAGTGTGAAGAGCATCAAAAAGATTCTCAGTGACTCTCCCCGCGACAAATTGCTTTTTGTCATGGGTGTCAACTCAGGTCTGCGAGTCCAAGACTTGCTGGCATTAAAAGTCAGTGATGTCAAAGACGTAAAGATCGGAGAGAGGATAACCTTGCGCGAAAAGAAAACGGGCAAGGAGAATGTGTTCATTTTAAATAAGGAGATTAAATCTGCACTAGATGCTCATCTGGCGACAGTAAAGGATGATGACGACCATTTCCTGTTTAAAAGCAGAAAAGGTCGAAATTATCCCCTTACAACCTATGCCGTGACAAAATATGTCAAGAAATGGACTGAGGCCATTAACCTGAAAGGGAATTATGGTGCTCACTCACTTCGAAAGACATGGACTTACCATCAGCGAAAGACATTCGGTGTTTCCTGGGAAGTCTTGGCGAAACGGTTAAACCATTCCAGTCCTTCAATTACTCGAAGGTATCTTGGAGTGCAAGAGGAGGAAGTCGAAGAAATATTGATGAATACCATTTAG
- a CDS encoding tyrosine-type recombinase/integrase: protein MGVYQRDGRWMVFYHDESGKRRDKSFGRGDNAYAQADAFNSAVIEAKDQGQAIPVLQTKVITLPEPAPVKVIEEITTPVKDDHFPQGMTFRELAAKYLSHLKVSGRTENNTRKLAKMVENQFNPLIGDRAVNSMTYIDDMVPFIQFFQETDGKQGRPRSQLTVNRYGDYVNAIFNFGVTTGLTKVNPMKGRKKSREKPRDVQLTVNDVKRIMDHAEPHVRWAMEVCFSLGTRPGESELLALKWDHIDLEKGIAKIYASKTKTYRSVPIAPALLEKMKGKKPSSMSGYVIEWRGQPIGMIRKGFRRACERAGIKYPVRMYDLRHLFATTMLSKGADLAAVSKLLGHSMISTTTSHYYHCLEGEKERAVSLLPELV, encoded by the coding sequence ATGGGCGTCTATCAACGAGATGGACGATGGATGGTCTTTTATCACGATGAGTCGGGTAAAAGACGGGATAAGTCGTTCGGCCGCGGCGACAATGCCTATGCTCAAGCTGATGCCTTTAATTCGGCTGTCATTGAAGCAAAAGACCAGGGGCAGGCAATTCCAGTCCTTCAGACTAAGGTGATCACCTTGCCGGAGCCCGCGCCAGTGAAGGTGATTGAAGAGATCACTACCCCGGTGAAAGATGATCACTTTCCTCAAGGCATGACATTTCGGGAACTCGCGGCAAAATACCTGTCCCATCTCAAGGTGTCGGGCAGAACCGAGAACAATACCCGTAAGTTGGCCAAGATGGTTGAAAACCAGTTCAATCCGCTGATCGGCGACCGGGCAGTGAATTCGATGACCTACATCGATGACATGGTCCCGTTCATCCAGTTCTTCCAGGAAACCGACGGTAAACAGGGCCGGCCCCGTTCCCAGCTGACCGTGAATCGTTATGGCGATTACGTCAACGCCATCTTCAATTTTGGCGTCACCACTGGGCTGACTAAGGTAAACCCCATGAAGGGCAGGAAGAAATCAAGAGAGAAGCCGCGTGATGTCCAGTTGACCGTCAATGACGTCAAAAGGATCATGGACCATGCCGAGCCACATGTCAGGTGGGCCATGGAGGTTTGTTTCAGCCTGGGGACACGGCCCGGTGAATCTGAACTTCTTGCCTTGAAATGGGATCACATCGACTTGGAGAAAGGCATTGCTAAAATTTATGCAAGCAAGACAAAGACCTACCGGTCTGTACCAATTGCCCCGGCCCTGCTTGAAAAGATGAAGGGAAAGAAGCCTTCATCAATGTCAGGTTATGTGATCGAGTGGCGCGGCCAGCCAATTGGCATGATCCGCAAAGGTTTCAGAAGAGCCTGCGAACGGGCAGGCATTAAATACCCTGTTAGAATGTATGACTTACGACATCTCTTTGCCACTACCATGTTGAGCAAAGGAGCAGATTTGGCAGCAGTGTCCAAACTGTTAGGGCACTCAATGATTTCAACGACAACAAGCCATTATTATCACTGCCTGGAAGGTGAAAAAGAAAGAGCGGTTAGTTTATTGCCTGAATTAGTTTGA
- the istA gene encoding IS21 family transposase, with amino-acid sequence MYHVEIYQRVRRACHVEGMSIRQAAKFFGLHRKTISKFLSFSIPPGYQRLKPIYSPKLGEFTGIIDAILADDKLRPKKQHHTSKRILQRLRDEHGFTGGYTIVKDYVREQTLRSQEMFIPLVHPPGHAQADFGEAVVVIGGIEQKAHFFAFDLPHSDACFVKAYPAETTEAFCDGHNSAFAFFGSVPQSILYDNTKIAVARILGDGKRVRSRIFSELQSHYLFDDRFGRPGKGNDKGKVEGLVGFSRRNFMVPIPHFPSYEAFNEYLEACCRMRLAEKLRGHSETIGQRLQRDLSAFLPLPTTPYDACIKFPTKVSSFSLVRYKTNDYSVPTIYGHRDVLIKAYVDEIMVCCGSECIAKHSRSYDKEDFIFDPLHYLALLERKINALDQAAPLAGWQLPECFSTLRRLLESRMGTAGKREYVQVLRLMEMFSPEQVETAIKQALKLGAIGFDAVKHLLLCIIERKPPRLDLDVYPYLPNAKVLTTKASAYSSLLKKVAA; translated from the coding sequence ATGTACCACGTGGAGATTTATCAGCGAGTCCGGCGAGCCTGCCACGTTGAAGGGATGAGTATCCGCCAAGCAGCCAAATTCTTTGGGCTACACCGGAAAACCATTTCAAAATTCCTCAGTTTTTCCATCCCTCCGGGCTACCAACGATTGAAGCCGATTTATTCTCCCAAGTTAGGAGAATTTACAGGCATCATCGATGCGATCCTTGCCGACGACAAGCTTCGCCCCAAGAAACAGCATCACACGTCCAAGCGCATTCTGCAGCGCCTTCGAGATGAGCATGGGTTTACCGGTGGCTATACCATCGTAAAGGACTACGTGCGTGAGCAAACCTTGCGATCTCAGGAGATGTTCATCCCTTTGGTGCATCCCCCGGGTCATGCCCAGGCAGACTTTGGTGAAGCCGTAGTAGTGATAGGTGGCATAGAGCAAAAAGCTCACTTCTTTGCTTTTGATCTCCCTCACAGCGACGCCTGCTTCGTCAAAGCTTACCCCGCAGAGACAACTGAAGCTTTCTGTGATGGACACAATTCAGCTTTTGCGTTCTTTGGAAGCGTGCCTCAGTCCATCCTTTACGACAACACCAAGATCGCAGTTGCTCGAATTCTTGGCGATGGAAAGCGTGTACGCTCACGCATATTTAGTGAGCTACAGTCTCACTATTTGTTTGATGATCGCTTCGGTCGCCCTGGGAAGGGCAATGACAAGGGCAAGGTTGAAGGGTTGGTGGGTTTTTCTCGCCGCAACTTTATGGTCCCAATCCCGCATTTCCCAAGCTATGAGGCTTTCAATGAATATCTTGAAGCCTGCTGCCGAATGCGACTAGCAGAAAAGCTTCGTGGCCACAGTGAAACCATTGGGCAAAGACTTCAACGTGACTTGTCGGCATTTTTACCTTTACCGACAACACCTTATGACGCGTGTATCAAGTTCCCAACAAAAGTAAGTTCTTTTTCGTTGGTTCGTTACAAGACAAACGACTACTCCGTACCTACAATATACGGACACCGAGACGTGCTGATCAAGGCGTATGTTGACGAGATCATGGTCTGTTGTGGCAGTGAGTGTATCGCTAAACATTCGCGTTCGTACGATAAAGAAGATTTTATATTTGATCCGCTGCACTATCTAGCACTGCTAGAGAGGAAGATTAACGCGCTGGACCAGGCGGCTCCGCTTGCCGGCTGGCAACTCCCTGAATGCTTTTCCACTCTCCGCCGATTGCTTGAAAGCCGCATGGGCACTGCCGGCAAGCGAGAATATGTTCAGGTACTGCGCTTGATGGAGATGTTTTCTCCCGAACAAGTCGAAACAGCGATCAAGCAGGCCCTGAAACTGGGGGCAATCGGCTTTGATGCCGTTAAACATCTACTGCTGTGCATCATTGAACGTAAGCCGCCTCGGCTCGATCTTGATGTCTATCCTTATCTTCCTAATGCCAAAGTCCTGACGACAAAAGCCAGCGCCTATTCGTCGCTACTGAAGAAGGTGGCGGCATG